From a region of the Azospirillum formosense genome:
- a CDS encoding 2-oxoacid:acceptor oxidoreductase subunit alpha: protein MTVDSVTIALVGSGGAGAMTAGQMLLDAAANVGWYGLMSRSTGPQIRGGEAAALVRLSPTPVYGPGDRFDLIVAFDWQNVERFAAELPLSDKSVIITDPSQGEVPAVLAASGARQVELPIKELAGRIPGGRVNMVGLGAVAAIVGLPRAGIDAVIQKALGKKGDAAIQASNAGIDAGSREAAGWNLGLELAAPNKEGATRWNISGNEAAGLGALKGGVKFCAAYPITPATEILEWLALNLAKTGGKLVQAEDELASIAMCLGASFSGVPSITATAGPGLSLMTECIGLGVASETPVVIVDVQRGGPSTGIPTKSEQSDLNIAVYGLHGDAPHLVVGPTSIADCLFTTQWAVHLAEALQTPAIVLSDQAMGQSRAIVDKPADAPHKANRLLATDLGGEGKYLRYADTESGVSPAAIPGMPGGEHTADGLEHAESALPSSQASDHQKQLDKRLRKLTSHDYGDAWADVEGEGEIAVVTWGSATGPSREAVRRLEAAGTKARLVAIRLISPVQPAKLAAALEGVSKVLVVEQTHGAQFHKFLRGHYDLPGAVSVFSRPGPLPIRAREVHETLLSLI, encoded by the coding sequence ATGACAGTGGACTCGGTCACGATTGCCCTGGTGGGCAGCGGTGGCGCCGGCGCGATGACCGCCGGACAGATGCTGCTGGATGCCGCCGCCAACGTGGGATGGTACGGATTGATGTCGCGGTCGACCGGCCCGCAGATCCGTGGCGGCGAGGCCGCCGCCCTCGTTCGCCTGTCGCCGACACCCGTTTACGGTCCGGGGGACCGTTTCGACCTGATCGTCGCCTTCGACTGGCAGAATGTGGAGCGCTTCGCGGCCGAGCTTCCGCTGTCGGACAAGAGCGTCATCATCACCGACCCCAGCCAGGGCGAGGTGCCCGCGGTCCTGGCCGCCAGCGGCGCCAGGCAGGTCGAACTGCCGATCAAGGAACTGGCCGGGCGCATTCCCGGCGGGCGCGTCAACATGGTGGGGCTGGGCGCCGTCGCGGCGATCGTCGGCCTGCCGCGCGCCGGCATCGACGCGGTGATCCAAAAGGCGCTGGGCAAGAAGGGCGACGCCGCCATCCAGGCGTCCAACGCCGGCATCGACGCCGGGTCCAGGGAGGCCGCCGGCTGGAACCTCGGCCTGGAGCTGGCCGCCCCCAACAAGGAGGGCGCCACCCGCTGGAACATCTCCGGCAACGAGGCCGCCGGGCTGGGCGCGCTGAAGGGCGGGGTGAAGTTCTGCGCCGCCTACCCGATCACCCCGGCGACCGAGATCCTGGAATGGCTGGCCCTCAACCTCGCCAAGACCGGCGGCAAGCTGGTCCAGGCGGAGGATGAGCTGGCCTCCATCGCCATGTGCCTGGGCGCCTCCTTCAGCGGCGTGCCCTCGATCACCGCGACCGCCGGCCCCGGCCTGTCGCTGATGACCGAATGCATCGGCCTGGGCGTCGCCTCGGAGACCCCGGTGGTGATCGTCGACGTGCAGCGCGGCGGCCCGTCCACCGGCATCCCGACCAAGTCCGAACAGTCCGACCTGAACATCGCCGTCTACGGCCTGCACGGCGACGCTCCGCATCTGGTGGTCGGCCCGACCTCCATCGCCGACTGCCTGTTCACCACCCAATGGGCGGTGCATCTGGCCGAGGCGCTGCAGACCCCGGCGATCGTTCTGTCCGATCAGGCGATGGGCCAGTCCCGCGCCATCGTCGACAAGCCGGCCGACGCCCCCCACAAGGCCAACCGCCTGCTGGCGACCGACCTCGGCGGCGAGGGCAAGTACCTGCGCTACGCCGACACCGAGTCGGGCGTCTCCCCCGCCGCCATCCCCGGCATGCCGGGCGGCGAGCACACCGCCGACGGCCTGGAGCATGCGGAGAGCGCCCTGCCGTCCTCGCAGGCGTCCGATCACCAGAAGCAGCTCGACAAACGGCTGCGCAAGCTGACCTCCCACGACTACGGCGACGCCTGGGCCGACGTCGAGGGCGAGGGCGAGATCGCCGTCGTCACCTGGGGCTCCGCCACCGGCCCGTCGCGCGAGGCGGTGCGCCGGCTGGAGGCCGCCGGCACCAAGGCCCGGCTGGTCGCCATCCGCCTGATCTCCCCGGTGCAGCCGGCCAAGCTGGCCGCGGCGCTGGAGGGCGTCTCGAAGGTGCTGGTCGTCGAGCAGACGCACGGCGCCCAGTTCCACAAGTTCCTCCGCGGGCATTACGACCTGCCGGGCGCGGTGTCGGTGTTCAGCCGCCCCGGCCCGCTGC
- a CDS encoding sulfite oxidase-like oxidoreductase, which produces MADDIAGNGPQDGPEDGRIRDKLVATKEQWAREGRGLTGKTADPARDRLPPGQRLVETWPVLDLGILPRVTEATWTLAVDGLVANPVTWSWADLQAQPRERVVSDIHCVTTWSRYDNHWEGVSTRHLLSVVQPRPEARFVLCHSADGYTTNLPLEAFAAEDALLATGWEDQPISRDHGGPVRVVVPKLYFWKSAKWVKRIEFLAEDRRGYWEVRGYHNDADPWREERYSE; this is translated from the coding sequence ATGGCGGACGACATCGCAGGAAACGGGCCACAGGACGGGCCCGAGGACGGCCGGATCCGCGACAAGCTGGTCGCCACCAAGGAGCAATGGGCGCGGGAAGGGCGCGGGCTGACCGGAAAGACCGCCGACCCGGCACGCGACCGTCTGCCGCCCGGCCAGCGCCTGGTGGAGACCTGGCCGGTGCTCGATCTCGGCATCCTGCCGCGGGTGACCGAGGCGACCTGGACCCTGGCGGTGGACGGGCTGGTCGCCAACCCCGTCACCTGGAGCTGGGCGGACCTGCAGGCCCAGCCGCGGGAGCGCGTCGTCTCCGACATCCACTGCGTCACCACCTGGTCGCGCTACGACAACCACTGGGAGGGCGTGTCCACCCGCCACCTGCTGTCGGTCGTCCAGCCGCGGCCGGAGGCGCGCTTCGTGCTCTGCCATTCCGCGGACGGCTACACCACCAACCTGCCGCTGGAGGCCTTCGCGGCGGAGGACGCTCTGCTCGCCACCGGCTGGGAGGACCAGCCGATCAGCCGCGACCATGGCGGTCCCGTCCGAGTCGTCGTGCCGAAGCTCTATTTCTGGAAGAGCGCCAAGTGGGTGAAGCGAATCGAATTCCTGGCGGAGGATCGCCGCGGCTACTGGGAGGTCCGCGGCTATCACAATGACGCCGATCCCTGGCGGGAAGAACGCTACAGCGAGTGA
- a CDS encoding ATP-binding protein: MLPPMTTALPVAPHADAAPLGLGRARLEKDKLDMGPEEAAGLQWLDALATPLWLLHPDGLTVWLNGAARALIGLERDAPAAAVRISLSSRFPAALEQAAAGRTVEVRAVIHAPLVLPLEVDLRLVPAPCRNGLILAEAPADSGARQEMMRLNEQLIALSYAYPDIRFELLRDGTILDFAAASPGDLNVPAERFLAHRVQEVLPEPAAAMLATALGRLNEGQTVIGLDFSLPPPGQTGVGQTGTGQTGTGPVGAVKFFEARLVALPDSDRVMCSIRNVTERVQAESAARRAHHLLSDAIECITEGFVLYDAQDRLVMCNGRYRELFSTNTDLITPGARFEEVLRSGVERGVYRVPDGDLAGWIERRIAQHRGAGPPMEVQLHDGRWLRIEEWRTHEGGTVGIRADITDLKVREAELSAARDEAEQANQRKSDYVHHLSHELRTPLNAVLGFAQIIHDEMMGPNNPRYREYAGQIAAAGVYMLDLINNLLDLARIEAGRMDLHEEACNLSLLVDLTFGMMQPRACEAAVALCMEIPDDLPSLHGDASQIRQMLTNLIGNAIKFSPPKDGYVRVRAERTEDGGIALTVADNGIGMRPEQIPVALDAFGQVHGRNRGHNQGRDRTAERGSGLGLPLTRALIALHGGSFHIDSRVGAGTTVRLTFPPCRVGGRARPS; the protein is encoded by the coding sequence ATGTTGCCACCCATGACCACCGCCCTGCCCGTCGCCCCGCACGCCGATGCGGCGCCACTTGGGCTGGGACGGGCCCGGCTGGAGAAGGACAAGCTGGACATGGGCCCGGAAGAAGCCGCGGGACTGCAATGGCTGGACGCGCTCGCCACGCCGCTGTGGCTGCTCCACCCCGATGGCCTGACCGTATGGCTGAACGGCGCCGCCCGCGCGCTGATCGGCCTGGAGCGCGACGCGCCCGCCGCCGCCGTCCGTATCAGCCTGTCCAGCCGTTTCCCCGCCGCGCTGGAGCAGGCCGCCGCGGGGCGGACGGTGGAGGTGCGGGCGGTCATCCACGCCCCCCTGGTCCTGCCGCTGGAGGTGGACCTGCGGCTGGTTCCGGCGCCCTGCCGGAACGGGCTGATCCTGGCCGAAGCCCCCGCCGACAGCGGCGCCCGGCAGGAGATGATGCGGCTGAACGAACAGCTCATCGCGCTGTCCTACGCCTATCCCGACATCCGCTTCGAACTGCTGCGCGACGGCACCATCCTCGACTTCGCCGCCGCCAGCCCCGGCGACCTCAACGTCCCCGCCGAGCGCTTCCTGGCGCACCGGGTGCAGGAGGTGCTGCCCGAACCCGCCGCCGCGATGCTCGCCACGGCGCTCGGCCGGCTGAACGAAGGGCAGACGGTCATCGGCCTCGACTTTTCCCTGCCGCCGCCCGGCCAGACGGGGGTCGGCCAGACGGGGACCGGCCAGACGGGGACCGGACCGGTGGGAGCCGTCAAATTCTTCGAGGCGCGGCTGGTCGCCCTGCCCGACAGCGACCGCGTGATGTGCAGCATCCGCAACGTCACCGAGCGGGTGCAGGCGGAAAGCGCCGCTCGGCGCGCCCACCATCTGCTGTCCGACGCCATCGAATGCATCACCGAAGGCTTCGTGCTGTACGACGCCCAGGACCGGCTGGTGATGTGCAACGGGCGCTATCGCGAGCTGTTCTCCACCAACACCGACCTCATCACGCCGGGGGCACGCTTCGAGGAGGTGCTGCGCAGCGGGGTCGAGCGGGGCGTTTACCGGGTGCCGGACGGCGACCTGGCGGGCTGGATCGAACGGCGGATCGCGCAGCACCGCGGCGCCGGCCCGCCCATGGAGGTGCAGCTTCACGACGGGCGCTGGCTCCGCATCGAGGAGTGGCGGACCCACGAGGGCGGGACCGTCGGCATCCGCGCCGACATCACCGACCTGAAGGTCCGCGAGGCCGAGCTGAGCGCCGCCCGCGACGAGGCCGAACAGGCCAACCAGCGCAAGTCCGACTATGTCCACCATCTGAGCCACGAGCTGCGCACGCCGCTGAACGCCGTGCTCGGCTTCGCCCAGATCATCCATGACGAGATGATGGGGCCGAACAACCCGCGCTACCGCGAATATGCCGGGCAGATCGCGGCGGCCGGCGTCTACATGCTGGACCTCATCAACAACCTGCTCGACCTCGCGCGGATCGAGGCGGGGCGGATGGACCTCCATGAGGAGGCCTGCAACCTGTCCCTGCTGGTCGACCTGACCTTCGGCATGATGCAGCCGCGGGCGTGCGAGGCGGCGGTGGCGCTGTGCATGGAGATCCCGGACGATCTGCCGAGCCTGCACGGCGACGCGTCGCAGATCCGGCAGATGCTGACCAACCTGATCGGCAACGCCATCAAATTCTCGCCGCCCAAGGACGGGTACGTGCGGGTGCGGGCGGAGCGGACGGAGGACGGCGGCATCGCGCTGACCGTCGCCGACAACGGCATCGGCATGCGTCCCGAACAAATCCCGGTGGCGCTGGACGCCTTCGGGCAGGTGCATGGCCGAAACCGGGGCCACAACCAGGGCCGTGACCGGACGGCGGAGCGCGGCTCCGGCCTGGGGCTGCCGCTGACCCGCGCGCTGATCGCGCTGCACGGCGGCAGCTTCCACATCGACAGCCGGGTCGGGGCCGGGACGACCGTGCGCCTGACCTTCCCGCCCTGCCGGGTCGGCGGGCGCGCGCGGCCGTCCTGA
- a CDS encoding DJ-1/PfpI family protein, which yields MDQPLAGKSIAILVANGFEELEMTEPQRALLKTGATLRTISPEQGLVNGWHGKSWGHYFPVDKQVGEVLGADYDMLLLPGGERSVTKLQQSAHTRRIVGHFLDAGKPIAAIDQGIQLLAIPGKLKGRTLAAPEAVRAELEAAGGKISDEALVVDNVTITALGHDELAAFVEQVVKVFSEAAAVRKAA from the coding sequence ATGGATCAACCCCTCGCAGGAAAGAGCATTGCCATTCTCGTCGCCAACGGCTTTGAGGAACTGGAGATGACGGAGCCGCAACGGGCTCTCCTCAAGACCGGCGCTACTCTTCGTACGATTTCCCCCGAGCAGGGGCTGGTGAACGGCTGGCACGGCAAGTCCTGGGGCCATTACTTCCCGGTGGACAAGCAGGTCGGTGAGGTTCTGGGCGCCGACTATGACATGCTGCTGCTGCCGGGTGGCGAGCGCAGCGTCACCAAGCTGCAGCAGAGCGCCCACACCCGCCGCATCGTCGGTCACTTCCTGGACGCCGGCAAGCCGATCGCCGCGATCGACCAGGGCATCCAGCTCCTGGCCATCCCGGGCAAGCTGAAGGGCCGCACGCTGGCCGCTCCGGAGGCCGTCCGCGCCGAGCTGGAAGCCGCCGGCGGCAAGATCAGCGACGAGGCCCTGGTGGTGGACAACGTGACCATCACGGCGCTGGGCCATGACGAGCTGGCCGCCTTCGTCGAGCAGGTCGTCAAGGTCTTCTCCGAGGCCGCCGCCGTGCGCAAGGCCGCCTAA
- the aceA gene encoding isocitrate lyase, whose translation MSLDEKTKAALRAARFEGIKRDYTQDDVKRLSGSVKIEYTLAELGAQRLWELLNTEPYINTLGALTGNQAMQAVKAGLKAIYLSGWQVAGDANLAGQMYPDQSLYPANSVPAVVERINNTFKRADEIQTAEGKGDTYWFAPIIADAEAGFGGPLNVFELMKAMIKAGAAGVHFEDQLASEKKCGHLGGKVLIPTQQHIRTLNAARLAADTMGTSTIVLCRTDAESAQLITSDVDERDHPFIDFDAGRTSEGFFRLKKGTGVEHCIARGLSYAPYSDLLWWETSRPNLEEAKRFAEAIRKEFPNKLLAYNCSPSFNWKANLDEADIAKFQREIGAMGYKFQFVTLAGFHSLNYSAFKLAKGYAARGMAAYSELQEAEFAAEAEGYTATKHQREVGTGYFDAVATAISGGQSSTTAYKDSTEADQFH comes from the coding sequence ATGTCGCTCGATGAAAAGACCAAGGCCGCTCTCCGCGCCGCGCGCTTCGAAGGAATCAAGCGCGATTACACCCAGGACGACGTGAAGCGCCTCAGCGGCTCGGTCAAGATCGAGTACACGCTGGCGGAGCTGGGCGCGCAGCGCCTGTGGGAACTGCTGAACACCGAGCCGTACATCAACACGCTGGGCGCCCTGACCGGCAACCAGGCGATGCAGGCGGTGAAGGCCGGTCTGAAGGCCATCTACCTGTCGGGCTGGCAGGTCGCCGGCGACGCCAACCTGGCCGGCCAGATGTATCCGGACCAGAGCCTGTACCCGGCCAACTCGGTGCCGGCGGTGGTCGAGCGCATCAACAACACCTTCAAGCGCGCCGACGAGATCCAGACCGCCGAGGGCAAGGGCGACACCTACTGGTTCGCGCCGATCATCGCCGACGCCGAGGCCGGCTTCGGCGGCCCGCTGAACGTCTTCGAGCTGATGAAGGCGATGATCAAGGCCGGCGCCGCGGGCGTCCACTTCGAGGACCAGCTCGCGTCCGAGAAGAAGTGCGGCCATCTCGGCGGCAAGGTGCTGATCCCGACGCAGCAGCACATCCGCACGCTGAACGCCGCCCGTCTGGCCGCCGACACCATGGGCACCTCGACCATCGTGCTCTGCCGCACCGACGCGGAGTCGGCGCAGCTCATCACCTCGGACGTCGACGAGCGCGACCACCCCTTCATCGACTTCGACGCCGGCCGCACCTCGGAGGGCTTCTTCCGCCTGAAGAAAGGCACGGGTGTCGAGCACTGCATCGCCCGCGGCCTGTCCTACGCCCCCTACTCCGACCTGCTGTGGTGGGAGACCTCGCGTCCGAACCTGGAGGAGGCCAAGCGCTTCGCCGAGGCGATCCGCAAGGAGTTCCCGAACAAGCTGCTGGCCTACAACTGCTCGCCGAGCTTCAACTGGAAGGCCAACCTGGACGAGGCGGACATCGCCAAGTTCCAGCGCGAGATCGGCGCCATGGGCTACAAGTTCCAGTTCGTCACTCTGGCCGGCTTCCACAGCCTGAACTACTCGGCCTTCAAGCTGGCCAAGGGCTACGCGGCGCGCGGCATGGCCGCCTACTCGGAGCTGCAGGAGGCGGAGTTCGCCGCCGAGGCCGAGGGCTACACCGCGACCAAGCACCAGCGCGAGGTCGGCACCGGCTACTTCGACGCGGTCGCCACGGCGATCTCGGGCGGCCAGTCCTCCACCACCGCCTACAAGGACTCCACCGAGGCCGATCAGTTCCATTGA
- a CDS encoding short-chain fatty acyl-CoA regulator family protein — MDKKAMLGPKVRRLRRDHGLTQAQMAEQLGISPSYLNLIEHNQRPVTVPLLLKLGQQFGVDLQSFAEDEESRLVAGLREVFADPLFDGSDIKNQDFRELAAVAPTLGQAVVALYRAFRTSRDDLQTLSERVADREKLHLVQTSSFPQDEVRDLFQAHSNHFAELEAAAEELWQEGRLEKGDLYRGLTDYLLNNHSVRVRLLPSDIMGYAVRRFDRHGRRILLSEMLAPSGRNFQLACQIALLRHRDLLNHIVDSSGLTGDEARRLARIGLANYFAAAVLMPYARFWEAANQVRYDIEILRRRFDASFEQVCQRLTTLQRPGAKGVPFFLMRVDSAGNVSKRFSGAGFHLARFGGGCARWIVYEAFRTPGKIHSQLAQMPDGTTYFSIARTVVKAGGGFRSPPQQFAIALGCDLQHAAQITYADGVDLENTEAATPIGVNCRLCPRLDCSQRAFPPLNHRLIVDENLRGLSPYLFAPPAGE; from the coding sequence ATGGACAAGAAGGCGATGCTGGGTCCGAAGGTGCGTCGGCTGCGCCGCGACCATGGGCTGACCCAGGCCCAGATGGCCGAGCAGCTGGGCATCTCCCCCAGCTACCTGAACCTGATCGAGCACAACCAGCGCCCGGTCACCGTGCCGCTGCTGCTGAAGCTGGGCCAGCAGTTCGGGGTGGACCTGCAGAGCTTCGCGGAGGACGAGGAAAGCCGCCTCGTCGCCGGCCTGCGCGAGGTCTTCGCCGACCCGCTGTTCGACGGCTCCGACATCAAGAACCAGGACTTCCGCGAACTGGCGGCGGTCGCCCCGACGCTGGGGCAGGCGGTGGTGGCGCTCTACCGCGCCTTCCGCACCAGCCGGGACGACCTGCAGACCCTGTCGGAGCGGGTGGCCGACCGCGAGAAGCTGCATCTGGTCCAGACCTCCTCCTTCCCGCAGGACGAGGTGCGCGACCTCTTCCAGGCCCATTCCAACCACTTCGCCGAGCTGGAGGCGGCGGCCGAGGAGCTGTGGCAGGAAGGCCGGCTGGAGAAGGGCGACCTCTACCGGGGCCTGACCGACTACCTGCTGAACAACCACAGCGTCCGCGTCCGGCTGCTGCCCTCCGACATCATGGGCTACGCGGTGCGCCGGTTCGACCGGCACGGGCGGCGCATCCTGCTCTCGGAGATGCTGGCGCCGTCCGGGCGCAACTTCCAGCTCGCCTGCCAGATCGCCCTGCTGCGCCACCGCGACCTGCTGAACCACATTGTCGACTCGTCGGGCCTGACGGGGGACGAGGCGCGGCGCCTGGCCCGCATCGGGCTGGCCAACTATTTCGCGGCGGCCGTGCTGATGCCCTACGCCCGCTTCTGGGAGGCGGCCAATCAGGTTCGATACGACATCGAAATATTGCGGCGGCGGTTCGATGCCTCGTTCGAGCAGGTCTGCCAGCGCCTGACCACGCTGCAGCGGCCGGGGGCGAAGGGGGTTCCCTTCTTCCTGATGCGGGTCGACAGCGCCGGCAACGTGTCCAAGCGCTTTTCCGGCGCCGGTTTCCATCTGGCGCGCTTCGGCGGCGGCTGCGCCCGCTGGATCGTCTACGAAGCCTTCCGCACGCCGGGAAAAATACACAGCCAGCTGGCCCAGATGCCCGACGGCACCACCTACTTCTCCATCGCCCGCACGGTGGTGAAGGCCGGCGGCGGCTTCCGCAGCCCGCCGCAGCAGTTCGCCATCGCGCTGGGTTGCGATCTCCAGCACGCGGCGCAGATCACCTATGCGGACGGTGTGGATCTGGAAAACACCGAGGCGGCAACGCCCATCGGTGTGAATTGCCGGCTTTGTCCGCGGCTGGATTGCTCGCAGCGCGCCTTCCCGCCGCTGAACCATCGCCTGATTGTCGATGAGAATCTGCGCGGTCTGTCGCCCTATCTCTTCGCTCCGCCGGCGGGAGAGTAA
- a CDS encoding ferredoxin--NADP reductase, whose amino-acid sequence MSNLIHERVLRVHHWTDTLFSFTTTRDPSFRFDPGQFTMIGLEVNGRPLLRAYSLVSASYEETLEFFSIKVQDGPLTSRLQHLKEGDTLLVNRKATGTLVTDNLLPGRNLYLLSTGTGLAPFLSIIKDPEMYARFDKVILTHTTRTVGELAYGDIINTVLPENEFFGEDVKQKLIYYPTVTREPFRNQGRITDLIRNGKLFADVGLAPFDREVDRVMICGSPAMLDETSGIMDELGFSMGHNGEPGHYVIEKAFVER is encoded by the coding sequence ATGAGCAATCTGATTCATGAGCGCGTCCTGCGCGTTCACCACTGGACGGACACGCTGTTCAGCTTCACCACCACGCGCGATCCCTCGTTCCGTTTCGACCCCGGACAGTTCACCATGATCGGCCTGGAGGTGAACGGCCGGCCGCTGCTGCGCGCGTACAGCCTGGTCAGCGCCAGCTACGAGGAGACGCTGGAGTTCTTCTCGATCAAGGTGCAGGACGGCCCGCTGACCTCGCGCTTGCAGCACCTCAAGGAAGGCGACACGCTGCTGGTCAACCGCAAGGCGACGGGCACGCTGGTCACCGACAACCTGCTGCCGGGCCGCAACCTGTACCTGCTCAGCACCGGCACGGGCCTCGCCCCGTTCCTCAGCATCATCAAGGACCCGGAGATGTACGCCCGGTTCGACAAGGTGATCCTGACCCACACGACGCGTACGGTGGGCGAGCTGGCGTACGGCGACATCATCAACACCGTCCTGCCGGAGAACGAGTTCTTCGGCGAGGACGTGAAGCAGAAGCTGATCTATTACCCGACCGTGACGCGCGAGCCCTTCCGCAACCAGGGCCGCATCACCGACCTGATCCGCAACGGCAAGCTGTTCGCGGACGTCGGGCTGGCTCCCTTCGACCGCGAGGTCGACCGCGTGATGATCTGCGGCAGCCCCGCCATGCTCGACGAGACCAGCGGCATCATGGACGAGCTGGGCTTCTCCATGGGCCACAACGGCGAACCCGGTCATTACGTGATCGAAAAGGCTTTTGTGGAACGCTGA
- a CDS encoding glycosyl hydrolase family 17 protein — MRLITILAVLLVAGLANFAVWSLPNQPVPLDPPPGGKLKSVSFAPFRDGQSPLTQKFPSTEQIDEDLAALAPQVAGVRTYTSLEGLEVVPELARRHGIQVTMGAWLSSRLDKNEKEVASLIDLANRYPDVITRVIVGNEVLLRRELTPEQVAGYIDRVKAAVKQPVSYADVWEWWLKYPQIADHVDYLTIHLLPYWEDVPTDVAGAMERIRGSYRTIAQRFPGKPILVGETGWPTEGRSRGAAVTGLVNKAKFVNGFVRLAEQEGFDYNVIEAFDQGWKAKLEGTVGGHWGLYTADRQAKFALAGPVVENRQWRLLFGVSSGLALALVIGLTLRGRPLTAGAFAALAFLAQALSTLFVHAVWGALHGKHYPQDVALSVVMLAATAVLSMAVLLAARRALGSGGLALEPLAPLRGRPALSRLETVGKAAAVVLALLGIVWSVLIVFDGRYRDFPNWYFALPALGLLALGAMRAARRPEGTGALAAWGIGGLFRPAVPAADAPAGGLCGAVRRLPLESALAALLLLGALLTVLAEGVVPMESLIYGQLPFMEALHEVVWTSPNWEALSWAGLQLLLAVPYAAAVLAARRGEAARAGHHWVRIAGQ; from the coding sequence ATGCGCCTCATCACGATCCTCGCCGTGCTGCTCGTGGCCGGCCTCGCGAATTTTGCCGTCTGGTCGCTGCCGAACCAGCCGGTGCCGCTCGACCCGCCGCCCGGCGGCAAGCTGAAAAGCGTGTCCTTCGCGCCCTTCCGCGACGGCCAGAGCCCGCTGACGCAAAAATTCCCCAGCACCGAACAGATCGACGAGGATCTGGCCGCGCTCGCTCCCCAGGTGGCGGGGGTGCGCACCTACACCTCGCTGGAGGGGCTGGAGGTGGTGCCGGAACTGGCCCGCCGCCACGGCATCCAGGTCACCATGGGAGCGTGGCTGTCGTCGCGGCTGGACAAGAACGAGAAGGAGGTCGCCTCCCTCATCGACCTCGCCAACCGCTACCCGGACGTCATCACCCGCGTGATCGTCGGCAACGAGGTGCTGCTGCGCCGCGAGCTGACGCCCGAGCAGGTGGCCGGCTACATCGACCGCGTGAAGGCGGCGGTGAAGCAGCCGGTGTCCTACGCCGACGTCTGGGAATGGTGGCTGAAGTACCCGCAGATTGCGGACCACGTCGATTACCTGACCATCCACCTGCTGCCCTATTGGGAGGACGTGCCGACCGACGTGGCCGGCGCCATGGAGCGCATCCGCGGCAGCTACCGCACCATCGCCCAGCGCTTCCCCGGCAAGCCGATCCTGGTCGGCGAGACCGGCTGGCCGACCGAGGGCCGGTCGCGCGGCGCCGCGGTCACCGGGCTGGTCAACAAGGCCAAGTTCGTCAACGGCTTCGTCCGCCTCGCCGAGCAGGAAGGCTTCGACTACAACGTGATCGAGGCCTTCGACCAGGGCTGGAAGGCCAAGCTGGAGGGCACGGTGGGCGGCCACTGGGGCCTCTACACCGCCGACCGTCAGGCGAAGTTCGCCCTGGCCGGGCCGGTGGTGGAGAACCGGCAATGGCGGCTGCTGTTTGGCGTCTCCTCCGGCCTCGCCCTGGCGCTCGTCATCGGACTGACCCTGCGCGGCCGGCCGCTGACCGCCGGGGCCTTCGCCGCCCTGGCCTTCCTGGCGCAGGCGCTGTCCACCCTGTTCGTCCACGCCGTCTGGGGCGCGCTGCACGGCAAGCACTACCCGCAGGACGTGGCGCTGTCGGTCGTCATGCTGGCGGCGACCGCCGTCCTGTCGATGGCCGTCCTGCTGGCCGCCCGGCGGGCGCTGGGCAGCGGCGGTCTGGCGCTGGAGCCGCTGGCGCCGCTGCGCGGCCGTCCGGCGCTGTCGCGGCTGGAGACGGTGGGTAAGGCCGCCGCCGTGGTTCTCGCCCTGCTGGGGATCGTCTGGAGCGTCCTGATCGTCTTCGACGGGCGCTACCGCGATTTCCCCAACTGGTACTTCGCCCTGCCGGCGCTCGGCCTGCTGGCGCTCGGCGCCATGCGCGCCGCGCGGCGCCCGGAGGGCACGGGGGCGCTGGCCGCCTGGGGCATCGGCGGGCTGTTCCGCCCCGCCGTCCCGGCGGCCGATGCCCCGGCGGGCGGCCTGTGCGGCGCCGTCCGCCGCCTGCCGCTGGAGTCGGCGCTGGCCGCCCTGCTGCTGCTCGGCGCGCTGCTGACCGTCCTGGCGGAAGGCGTGGTGCCGATGGAGTCGCTGATCTACGGGCAGCTTCCTTTCATGGAGGCCCTGCACGAGGTCGTGTGGACCAGCCCGAACTGGGAAGCGCTGTCCTGGGCCGGGCTCCAGCTTCTGCTGGCGGTGCCCTACGCCGCCGCCGTCCTGGCCGCCCGCCGCGGCGAGGCCGCCCGCGCCGGCCATCACTGGGTCCGCATCGCCGGGCAATGA